Part of the Corynebacterium canis genome is shown below.
AAGCTGGGGCTTGGGTTGGAGGATGTCGGCGTGTCGACGCCGCTGTGGTTTTGGGGTTGGCTGCATTCGGCGAACCGTGCGCGGGGTTGAACGGTGTCTATCGATATTTTTTACATCGAAATCCGGAATTCTGTGTAAAACATATCGCGGATGATGGCTCTAGGGGTTCCCGAATGATGAAAATTACACAGAATCCGGGTTTCGTGTGTAAAAAATTTCATGTGAAGTGCGCGACCTATTGCTTTGGGGTGTTGGCGGTTCGGTAAATGTTGTCGCGATCTGTTGTTGTGGCCGATGGTTTTGTGAAACTTGCGTCTGTGCGGGGTGAATGAGGGGGTGCCGTGTTTGATCTGGGGCCCTCGATTACTTGTGGAGCACAACGCATTGGCTGAAGAGGGGTATGATCGCGGCCAATATATTTCTCGGACCAAAGCTTATTATGGGAATGCCGTAGGAGCTCCGCTGAGCTTGCGAAATTGGCTACCCACGGTGAACTATGGGCGAATCGGGCTAAAGGCGTCATTTTGATGTGGTTGGTTGCTTCCAACCTATCCTCGCATCGAGGGTTGAACGGTGTCTACCGATATTTTTTACATCAAAATCCCGAAATCTGTGTAAAACATATCGCGGCGGCGGCCCAGGGCGGCCCCAGATGATGAAAATTACACAGAATCCGGGATTCGTGTGTAAAAAACTTCATGTGGAGGGTGCAACCTATTTCTGGAGGCGTGTTAGTGGCCATATTCCGGCGGCTACGGCGGTGGTGCACCGGGGCTCCGAGGTGAATGGGGTGCGATGCGTAGTTGGGAGCCCCGATAGGTATAAAACCAGATCTTTTTCGCGTGGAAATCGCCCGAGGGCGCCCCGAAACGGCTCGGAACCCGGCGTCCTCGGGAGAAAAACGGGTCCGGCGTTAAGTCCGGGGGTGTTTTGGGCGCGATTCAAAGGGGCCGTTTAAGGCGTTTGGGGGTACTTGGGTATGCGGAGGGGGCTTAGCGGGCCTTAAAACGCGAGATTGGAATGCGCCATATTTGATTGGGCACGATATAGCGCGATGACCAGGGAATTTGCCTCCCGGACGCCAGGAGCCCAGGGAAAACCCGGCGGGCACAACCGACCTCCCGGACGCCAGGAGCCCAGGGAAAACCCAAACCACCCCACCACCTACTTCTCGCCGGGGCCTTTGAGTTTGATTACTCGGAAATCGCCGTCGGCGAGGTGTTTCCGCAGGTCTTTTTTGTCGAATTTGTCCACGGAGGTTTTGTCGATGGATGCGACGAAGGTCCAGTATTCGGGAAGCATCCAGGCGGGGAGTTTTTCGCGGAGGGTGTCGCGCAGGGCTTCGGCGGTTTCCCGGGTGGCGGGCACTCCGGCGTGAAGGACGGTTACGGCTAGGGGGCGTTCGCCCCATTTGTCGTCGGGGAATCCGATTACTGCCGCTTCCACCACGTTTTCGGATTCCATGACCAGGTTTTCCAGCTGCACGGAGTAGATCCATTCGCCGCCGGACCGGATGACGTCCCGCGCCCGGTCTTCGATGGTCAGGAACCCGTCTTTGGTGATGGAGCCCACATCTCCGGTCCGTAGCCAGCCGTCGGCGGTGAATTTGTCGCGGGCGTCGTCAACATCTTTGCCGCGGAATTCGTGGGCGCTGCCGCCGTCGCTTTCGGTGGGGGAATGGTAGTAGGAGGCGGTCACCCAGTTTCCGCGCACTTGGATTTCGCCTTGGTTGCGGTCGGTCCCGGTGACTACTTCGCCGTCGGTGACCACGCGGTATTCGATGGAGGCGGGGAAGCGGCCTTGGCTGATGCGGTAATTCCAACGCGCTTCGCCGCTCACCCCGTATGGTGGCCGGGCGACGGTGCCGATGGGGGAGGTTTCGGTCATGCCCCAGATGTGGATAACGTCCACGCCGTAGCGTTCCTCCCATAGTTTGATCAGGATCGGCGGCGCCGGCGACCCGCCGACGAAGATTTCCACCAGGCTCATGCGTTCCGGCGGGTTGCTCAGGTAGTGCACCATGAGGGAGATCCATAGTGTGGGCACGCCGTTGGCCACGCGCGGGTGGGTGCGCGCGATAATGGTGGCTAGTGTCGCGGGGGAGAGGTCGCGCCCTGGGAAGACGAGGGGCGTGCCGGACATGAATGCGGCGACGGGGATGCCCCAGCTGAGCACGTGGTAGATGGGCACGCAGCATAGGAATGGTTCGCCGTGGGTGATGGCGAAGGAGTCGGTGGTGCGCAGGCTCATGGAGTGTAGGTATATGGAGCGGTGTGAGTATGCCACGCCTTTGGGGGCTCCGGTGGTTCCGGTGGAATACACGATGGCGGCGGCGGTGTTTTCGGGCAGTTCGGGCCAGGGGTAGTCGGTGGAGCGGCCGTCGAGAAGCGCTTCGTAGGAGTGGGTGGCAATGTGCTCGGGGATTGCCGCGAAGGCTGCGTCGAGGTTGCCTTCACCGATCATAACGACGGCGCGTACGCTGGGGCATTCCTGTA
Proteins encoded:
- a CDS encoding long-chain fatty-acid--CoA ligase, with product MLSTMNDLPLSISRILRYGSSVHGDTTVTTWGVNGPEETTFANIGARAAALAHALRDELGIDDDQRVGTFMYNCAEHLETLFAVSCMGAVFNPLNKQLMQDQIQHIINHAQNEIIIADPRLAPQLGELLQECPSVRAVVMIGEGNLDAAFAAIPEHIATHSYEALLDGRSTDYPWPELPENTAAAIVYSTGTTGAPKGVAYSHRSIYLHSMSLRTTDSFAITHGEPFLCCVPIYHVLSWGIPVAAFMSGTPLVFPGRDLSPATLATIIARTHPRVANGVPTLWISLMVHYLSNPPERMSLVEIFVGGSPAPPILIKLWEERYGVDVIHIWGMTETSPIGTVARPPYGVSGEARWNYRISQGRFPASIEYRVVTDGEVVTGTDRNQGEIQVRGNWVTASYYHSPTESDGGSAHEFRGKDVDDARDKFTADGWLRTGDVGSITKDGFLTIEDRARDVIRSGGEWIYSVQLENLVMESENVVEAAVIGFPDDKWGERPLAVTVLHAGVPATRETAEALRDTLREKLPAWMLPEYWTFVASIDKTSVDKFDKKDLRKHLADGDFRVIKLKGPGEK